DNA from Amorphoplanes friuliensis DSM 7358:
GGCACGTCGTGCTGCCGCAGGCGATCCGCCGCGTGGCGCCGCCGCTGCTCAACGACACCGTGGCGCTGCAGAAGGACGTCGGACTGGTGTCGCTGGCCGGTCCGATCGACGCCGTCCGCGCCGCGCAGATCGGCGTCGCCCAGGACGCCAACTACACGCCGTACATCGTGGCGGGGGTGCTGTTCGTGCTGCTCGCACTGCCGCTGATCGGTGTCACCGACTGGGTCACGCTGCGCGCGGCCCGCCGTCAGTCCGCGGGGTCCTGATGCTGCTGTCCTGCGAGAACGTCCGGAAGACCTTCGGGACCAATGTCGTGCTCGACGACCTGTCGCTGGAGGTCGGCGAGCACCAGGTCATCGCGCTGATCGGCGCGTCCGGCTCGGGCAAGTCGACGCTGCTGCGGTGCGTCAACCTGCTCACCGGCATCGACGACGGCACGATCCGGCTCGACGGCGAGGACATCACCGACCCGCGGGTGAACCCCGACGTCGTACGCCGCCGCATCGGCATGGTGTTCCAGTCGTACAACCTGTTCCCGCACATGACCGTGCTGAAGAACATCACGCTGGCGCCTGCCCGCGTACACAAGAGGGCGGCCGCGGAGATCAGGGACCAGGCCATGGAGTGGCTGACCCGGGTCGGTCTGGCCGACAAGGCCGACAGTTATCCCGACCGGCTCTCCGGCGGTCAGCAGCAGCGGGTCGCCATCGTGCGGGCGCTGGTCAACAATCCGCGCCTGCTGCTGCTCGACGAGGTCACCTCGGCCCTGGACCCGGAGCTGGTCGGCGAGGTGCTGACGATGATCCGCGGTCTCAAGGACGAGGGCATGACCATGGTCCTCGCCACCCACGAGATGGGCTTCGCCCGCCAGGTGGCCGATCAGGTCGTCTTCCTCGACGGCGGCCGCGTGCTGGAGGCGGGACCGCCGGCCCAGGTCCTCGGTGAGCCCACCGAGGCCCGGACCCGGCAGTTCCTGGCCCGCATCATCGAGGCCGGGCGGCTCTAACTCGCGGGGAATCGCAGCACGCGGTCGTCGCCCTCGTGGAGCTTCTTGCCGCGGTCGGTGTTCGACGTGGTGAGCCAGAGGGCGCCGTCCGGGGCGATCTGGACGGTCCGCAGGCGGCCGTACTTCTCCTTGAACTCGGCCTTGGGCTCGCCGGCCTTCTCGCCGTCGAGCGGGATGGTCCAGAGCCGCTGCCCGCGCAGTGCCGCCACGTAGGCGGTGGTGCCGGAGATCGCCATCCCGGACGGTGAGGCGTCCTTGGTGGCCCAGGTGACCAGCGGGTTGGTGTAGCGGCCACCGTCGGTGTCGCCCTCACCCTCGACCTCGGGCCAGCCGTAGTTGCGGCCCTGCTGGATCAGGTTGACCTCGTCGAGCTCGTTCTGCCCGAACTCGGTGGCGAACATCCGGCCGCTGGAGTCCCAGGCGAGACCCTGCACGTTGCGGTGGCCCAGCGAATAGACCGGCGAGTCCCCGGACGCGGGCTTGCCGTCCGGTGTCAGCCGCAGGATCTTGCCGTTGGGGCTGGCCGGGTCCTGCGAGCGCGGCTTCTCACCGGCGTCGCCTGTCCCGGCGTAGAGCATCCCGTCCGGCCCGAACGCGATCCGCCCGCCGTTGTGGTAGGTCGCCTTGGCGATCCCGTCGAAGATCACCTCGGGCGCGCCGTCACCGTCGAGCTCGAAGCGCGCGATGCGGTTGTCGTTCTCGGCGGTGAAGTAGGCGTAGACGAGGTTGTCCTCGGCGAACTTCGGCGAGACCGCGAGCCCGAGCAGGCCGCCCTCACCGCTGGCCACCACACCCGGGACCTTGTAGACCTCCCGCGCTTCACCACTGCCGGGCTTGAGCCGCAGCACCCGCGCGGAGTCCCGCTCGGCGATCAGCGCGTCGCCGTCCGGCAGGAACGTCATGCCCCACGGCACGTCGATGCCGTGCGCCAGCTCCTCGCCCGCACCGAGATCCGGCGCACCCTTGGGCGCGCTGGAGGCCGTGCTGGTGGCGATCACGCCGGGGCTGGCCTCGCTGCCGCTGTCACAGGCGGCCAGGACACCGACGGTGAGCACCGCGGCGGCCGTCCGGAACCAGCGCCTGCCGCTCAGAATCTCTGCCATCACATCCCTCTCCACCCGAGGCTCCGCAGTGTATTCCAGCACCCGGGAGGAGAGGACCCCGTCGATTACTTGCCCAGATCGCGGATTGCCAGGACGGCGTCGAGGACCGCGACCGTGGACTGCCAGCCCTTGTCCTCGATCGAGTCCTCCAGGCCGGCGCGGTCCTTGGCCTGGCCCAGGCTCTCGACCGTCAGCACGCCGTGCGCGACCGGGGTCTGC
Protein-coding regions in this window:
- a CDS encoding amino acid ABC transporter ATP-binding protein produces the protein MLLSCENVRKTFGTNVVLDDLSLEVGEHQVIALIGASGSGKSTLLRCVNLLTGIDDGTIRLDGEDITDPRVNPDVVRRRIGMVFQSYNLFPHMTVLKNITLAPARVHKRAAAEIRDQAMEWLTRVGLADKADSYPDRLSGGQQQRVAIVRALVNNPRLLLLDEVTSALDPELVGEVLTMIRGLKDEGMTMVLATHEMGFARQVADQVVFLDGGRVLEAGPPAQVLGEPTEARTRQFLARIIEAGRL
- a CDS encoding PQQ-dependent sugar dehydrogenase; translated protein: MAEILSGRRWFRTAAAVLTVGVLAACDSGSEASPGVIATSTASSAPKGAPDLGAGEELAHGIDVPWGMTFLPDGDALIAERDSARVLRLKPGSGEAREVYKVPGVVASGEGGLLGLAVSPKFAEDNLVYAYFTAENDNRIARFELDGDGAPEVIFDGIAKATYHNGGRIAFGPDGMLYAGTGDAGEKPRSQDPASPNGKILRLTPDGKPASGDSPVYSLGHRNVQGLAWDSSGRMFATEFGQNELDEVNLIQQGRNYGWPEVEGEGDTDGGRYTNPLVTWATKDASPSGMAISGTTAYVAALRGQRLWTIPLDGEKAGEPKAEFKEKYGRLRTVQIAPDGALWLTTSNTDRGKKLHEGDDRVLRFPAS